A segment of the Bacteroidota bacterium genome:
GCTTGCCTATTTCAAAGATCCCGATGGAAATATTCACGGCCTCTACCAGGAGGATCCGAAAGCGATGTAAAAGATTCCGCGTAATCATAGTTTTAGAAAATAATATGAACTCAGGAATTATTCCTTCCTCGCTTGCCACCCCATCCACCCAGGGCATAAAATACGCTGGCTCCAAACTTAAAATACTTCCTCATATCCTGGACTGTGTTTCAGAACTTGAAATAAAAAATGTCCTGGATGGTTTTAGCGGATCTACGCGAGTGAGCCAGGCTTTTGCAAGGTTGCGTTTTAATACAACCTCCAGTGATATTTCCGAATGGTCCGGAACTTTTGGAAAATGTTTTTTGTTGAATAAAAAACCACCAGAGCATTATCGCCCTATTATCGAACATTTGAATTCACTAAAAGGGCGCGACGGATGGTTTACTGAGTTTTACGGTGGTAATTTGAAGAATAAAGAAAAACGCCCATTCCAAAAGAAAAATACCAGGAAGCTGGACGCTATTCGCGAAGAGATCGATAAAATGGATCTCGATGAAATTGAAAAAGCAGTTGCACTTACCAGCTTGATTCTTGCACTTGATTCCGTTGACAGCACGCTTGGACATTATGTGGCTTATCTCGCTGAATGGTCGCCACGTTCTTACAAGGACCTGCTTCTTAAATTGCCGGATTTATTCATCAGCGAAGGAAAAAATGAAGTGATCAAAGGAGATATTTTTGAAACGATAAAAGGGCGTGAATTCGACCTCGCTTACTTCGATCCGCCTTATGGTTCCAACAATGATAAAATGCCGCCGAGCCGCGTTCGTTACTCATCGTACTACCACATCTGGACAACAGTAATAAAAAATGATAAGCCGGATCTTTTCGGAAAAGTAAATCGCCGCGAAGATTCCCGTGATGATTTTGCTCCTTCTGTTTTCGAAGAATTCCGTAAAGATGAACAGGGGAAATTTATTGCCATGAACGCGATCCGCAAACTCATTGAAGAAACAAATTCAAAATATATTCTGCTTTCGTATAGTTCAGGCGGACGTGCAACGAAAGAAGAACTGAATGATATTCTCAACTCCAACGGAAAAATTCTGAAAGTGATCGATATCGATTACAAAAAAAATGTAATGGGAAATATGCGATGGACAAACGAGTGGGTGAACAGTGATGGAAAATGCCATGAGTATTTATTTCTGATGAAAAAAAAATAAGGGAGGATTACAGATTTTTACGGAATACTGATTACGGATGTAAACTGATTTTTGATATAAGAATTGTATCCGGAACATCCGTTAATCTGTAATCAGTATTCCGTAAAAATCTGTAATCCTCCCTTAGAATTTTCCGAAGAACGCTGAAATATCAAAATAGATCGTCTTCTTTTCCCCATCTGCAGTGCGGATATCCATTTTGTCGTAGGGTTTGTTGTTATTGTAAACGAGCGTTTGTTTGATCAACGCATAACCGGGATAGTGAACTTTCAGCCAATCATATTCCGCAGTAGTGCCATCCGATTCTTTTGTTGCATCAATGACCACCGCATCATCGTAAGTAAGTCCGCTGCCTTCCGAAGCAGTTCCCACACCCGGACCACCGGGAGATTCTTTCTGCTCCTTAGCACTGCTTT
Coding sequences within it:
- a CDS encoding DNA adenine methylase, which codes for MNSGIIPSSLATPSTQGIKYAGSKLKILPHILDCVSELEIKNVLDGFSGSTRVSQAFARLRFNTTSSDISEWSGTFGKCFLLNKKPPEHYRPIIEHLNSLKGRDGWFTEFYGGNLKNKEKRPFQKKNTRKLDAIREEIDKMDLDEIEKAVALTSLILALDSVDSTLGHYVAYLAEWSPRSYKDLLLKLPDLFISEGKNEVIKGDIFETIKGREFDLAYFDPPYGSNNDKMPPSRVRYSSYYHIWTTVIKNDKPDLFGKVNRREDSRDDFAPSVFEEFRKDEQGKFIAMNAIRKLIEETNSKYILLSYSSGGRATKEELNDILNSNGKILKVIDIDYKKNVMGNMRWTNEWVNSDGKCHEYLFLMKKK